A segment of the Fusarium musae strain F31 chromosome 2, whole genome shotgun sequence genome:
AGATGAGTGAAGGCGAGCAACAGACTCGCGATATCAAGAACCACCTTCTCTTTGAGATTGCTACTGAGGTAGCTCATCGAGGTCAGTCATCTGCGACAGCAAAATCCTTCATTCTCGCGAGTCTTCACATACTAACCCGCGGCGCAACACAGTCGGTGGTATCTACTCAGTTATCAAATCCAAGGCTCCTGTTACAACAGCTGAATATGGCGATCGCTACACATTGATTGGTCCCCTTAACCATCAATCGGTAAGACTTTCCCTTGAAGATTATCATGACTTCCACGTACTGACCACAATAGGCCGCCGTTGAGGTCGAGGAGATGGAACCCACCAGCCCGGAAATCGCTGCTACCCTACAGTCCATGAGAGATCGAGGAGTTCACATTGTTTATGGCCGTTGGTTGATTGAAGGGGCTCCCAGAGTTATTCTAATTGACACCAAGACCGCCTATGGTCGCATGGATGAGTGGAAGGCTGATTTGTGGGAAGCCGCGAGCATTCCTTCACCacctggtgatgatgagaccaACGAGGCCATTGTGTTCGGTTATCTGGTCGCCTGGTTCCTAGGAGAGGTAAATTAGCTTGGCTATTCCATTCGTATCAGACCTGCTAACCTTGATATCTTATAGTTCGTCTgccatgagaagaagagggctGTGATTGCTCACTTTCACGAGTGGCTTGCTGGCGTTGCCCTGCCCCTCTGCAAGAAGCGCCGCATCGATGTGACGACGATCTTTACCACGCACGCCACTCTTCTCGGCCGATATCTCTGCGCTGGCTCTGTGGATTTCTACAACAACTTGCAATGGTTCGATGTCGATGCTGAGGCTGGTAAGCGCGGTATCTACCACCGATACTGCATCGAACGAGCAGCCGCGCATGCATGTGATGTTTTCACCACCGTCTCTCACATTACAGCGTTTGAGTCCGAGCATCTGCTGAAGCGAAAGCCTGATGGTGTTCTGCCCAATGGTCTGAATGTCACAAAGTTCTCGGCGGTTCATGAATTCCAAAACCTGCATCAGCAGGCAAAGGAGAAGATTCATGACTTTGTTCGAGGGCACTTCTACGGTCACTACGACTTTGATCCCGACAACACACTGTACCTCTTCACCGCCGGTCGTTACGAGTTCAGGAATAAGGGTGTCGACATGTTCATTGAGTCCCTAGCACGATTGAACCATCGGCTCAAGGCCGCTGGTAGCAAGGTGACAGTTGTTGCTTTCATTATCATGCCTGCTCAGACCACTTCGCTCACTGTGGAGGCGCTGAAGGGTCAAGCGGTTATCAAGTCACTCCGAGATACCACACACGTTATTGAGCAAAGCATCGGTCGTCGCATCTTTGAGCGGTCTCTTAAGTGGCATGAGGGTGACCCCATGCCCGATGAGAAGGAACTCATCTCTGCTCAAGACCGAGTTCTACTTCGCCGTCGTCTCTTTGCCATGAAGCGTCACGGACTTCCCCCAATTGTCACCCATAATATGCTCAACGATCATGAGGACCCTGTCCTGAACCAGATTCGACGTGTACAACTTTTCAACCACCCCACCGACCGAGTCAAGGTAGTCTTCCACCCTGAGTTCCTCAACTCTGCCAATCCTGTTCTTCCTCTCGATTACGACGACTTTGTCCGAGGTTGTCATCTGGGCGTCTTCTCTTCGTACTATGAGCCTTGGGGCTATACTCCCGCCGAATGTACTGTCATGGGCGTGCCCAGCATTACCACTAACCTTTCAGGCTTTGGATGCTACATGGAAGAGCTTATCGAGAACTCGAGCGACTATGGTATCTACATTGTGGATCGACGAACCAAGGGCGTTGACGATTCCGTCAACCAGCTCACTTCGTTCATGTACGACTTTTGCGGCAAGAGTCGCCGCCAGCGTATCAACCAACGAAACCGCACGGAGCGTCTTAGCGACCTCCTCGACTGGAAGCGCATGGGCATGGAGTATGTCAAGGCTCGTCAGCTAGCGCTACGCCGTGCCTACCCCAATTCTTTCAgtggcgacgatgaggaggaggacttTATACCTGGTGTCGAGCAAAAGATTTCGCGACCCTTCTCTGTGCCCGGTTCGCCACGAGACCGCACTGGCATGATGACTCCCGGCGATTTTGCCAGTCTTCAGGAAGGCCGTGAAGGCTTGAACACTGAGGACTACGTTGCATGGAAGCTTCCGTAAGTGAACTTTCGTGCTTGACTTGACGCCGTTACTAATATCGTTCGcagtgaggaagaggaccCCGACGAGTACCCATTCCCCCTCACTCTTCGAACGAAGCAGCCTGCCCCCCATAGCCCTTCTGATAACGTGCCTGTCAACGGAACCCAGTAGGACCGATATTCCAGACTCTTTCGGACAGggcttggagaagaggctgaaggGGAGGGGTTGTATTTGAGTAGATGGGCGGACTTTGATTAATTATTGTTGTTTTTATGGGAACGAGCAAGAGGTGGAAATGAGCTTTCTCATCAGGCAGAAGCTTGTATGTCATTACTGGTGTTGACGCACATCCGCATTGTCGCAATTTGCATCCCATGCTTTTCTAGTTAACTAGTTGCATCCACCTGGGAAATCTGTTTATGAAGCTTCTGCAGCTATTCCGGCCCTTGCTTGCCATGATGAATCGATCTAAATAACTGAGTAACCTCAGACATGCAGGTGCCTTAACCTGGCCTTGAGCTATCCGAGCTCGCCAGGTATGGTGCCAAATATAACAACAGCCCACTCTACTCTAACGCCCACTAGGTTTTTATCTTGATTCAAATATGAATCCCAAGTGTTCTTATCTCCGGTAGCCTGTTGTCCTAAAGGGTATGCCTTTTCTTAGGAATAAATAATTTGGCTTAAATTGCTTTTAATTTAGAGGAGTATTGAGTCACCTATATTCAAATCTTTGTCGACAGAAAGTCAGAGCCTATCATTATCATGGATGTCATTGAgagactacctaccttaggtaccttaaaaaaaaaaaatctagCCCCATTTATATCATCCAACGACAGCCCTAGAGCTTCTCACAACTCCAGGAAGGCGGCTACAGTAATAATGGCTAATGTCAAGACGAATTGTATGTATTCTATACAATCCATACATTACAACGAATTCAAGCCTCCACCTACCAAGCCAGGGTAGCTAGGTAGCATGATGTGCACCGTGCAGTTGCATGCGGGAGCGAATGAGACCCCTAGAGCTGAAGGACGTAAATTGGAgaagctacctaggtatgatAGCATCAGCACATGGTTCGCCATTGGCGGTGAAGGATATGGCACACTTGATGCAGCGTGAATGCATGGCAGCGGGACGATGCCGTGGTGACAGACGCCTAGTTGCGTGTAAACAAATAGTGTTCATCATGGCAACATGACAACATTGGGCAAGGGAAGTGTTATAacttaggtacctataggtaggtaaggtagttagttgGAGGTCAGCATGATGCGAAAGAGAATATTTGCCAGCCATGAGGAGTGTGTTTCTTTGCGCTAAACTTGTATAAGAGAGAAGTCATGCGTTTTTCTCCTGGTTGAAATCATTCATTGATTGTTCTTTGTTTTGATGCTGTAGTCCATGATATTCCCCAGACCCTTTCCTTTATCTATCGCGTGTTTGTTTTAAGAGAGGCGGATACAGAGTACTGCAGCTGCATCGACACCCTACCTAGTAGGCTATCACAGCACACTGCATCGCACCACCATTTTCAGACTCTCGCATGGAGGTCACTTGAATCCTTGCTGCGGTTCAGACTTCCCCGGGTTTCTTTGCTTGTCTCCCTGTCCATCCCCTCTAGCCCCTGTATCGTCCCTGTCCGAACCCCTCCGGGAGAGGGTTTAGAAGCGGTGACAACGAACCAAACAAAGCCTGATGAACCTGGGGGCAAGAGTAAGAGGCCAGCTGCTCTCAAATTGAGGAGAATCCAATGTTCCTTTCTCTGACCCAACACAGTCCCTCTCATTTTATTCCATGAACATTCACAGCGTTGGCACCAGGGCCGCTGGATCACTTTTCATCTATTGCTATCCTTTCTTTGTCAATAGCTTCACTCCACTTTGAGTCTGAGCACAGCCGACTTCTCCTGCATATCCGAACTGTCGATTGTTTATATACACGCATACATCCCACCCATAGCTGGATGCTTTCTGACTcccgtcatcttcttctgtctCTATCCCTCTCTTTTTCCCAGAGAGACGACTAATTACTCCCATCATCTCGTTGAATCCCCACCACCTCACCGTTTTCGAATTTCCGGTCTAGTTATTTGTCCCGCTGCGACAACATCCGTCGTGTCACATTTCTTCCGTCGTTCAATTTCTCCGGTCACTCCTCCTGGACAAGACCTTTCACCTCTCGACCGCCCCCGAAACGTCGGTACCTCAGCTCTCCAGCAACAGACCACCAGCCGATCAAGTACCCAATCTGCCAATACATACCCGTGCTCATTCCCACTAAAACGAAAGCCAAAGCTAAAAGCCGACGGTACCTGACGGGAACTAAAAATATTGTTAGCACAGCCAAGAAAAGCTCGTTGCTCCCCGAGAACAAAGGTTGCCCCCCTTTTTGCCAGATGCGGCGTGGGGTGTAAACAAATGAGACACGCCAGCAATCAGCACCCGACACCGAAATAAGGGCCCCAGCTGGGCCTTGCCGCCTCCCAAGATGCCTTCTgctacaacaacaacatctacGGTTCCTCATAGACCAACGACTCCAAAACTCCGTCCCAGGAGCTCCTCACGCGCCACCCGAAGACCGAATAGTGCTGCATCAACCCCTAACCTCAAGTCCGCATACGCTTCGCATTCGCGCGCCGCGCCGCCGCCTCTACCACGCAAAGGTTCCCTGGCCCAGCTCACACAAGGCTCCCTCGCCAGCATCCCCGATGTTTCTGAAAGCTACGCAGTTGATACTGTCCTGAGCGACTCCTCACAAAACATGATGCCTCCTACGACGCCCGGACGCTCACAGGCTGTGAACGTAGCACTTGGTGATATCGTTGATGTCCCTGGTGGAATGCATGGCGTTGTTCGTTTCGTTGGTCCTGTGCAAGGTAAGAAGGGAGTTTTTGCTGGTGTCGAGCTCGACCAAGACTTTGCTAGCCGAGGCAAAAATGATGGCGATGTAGACGGGTAAGAATAATACAGTGTAGCCTCTCATGAGTTTTTAGACACTGACGGTAGCCAACAGCATATCATACTTCACAACAACAATCCCTGGCGCCGGTATCTTCTTACCAGCCGCCAAGGCCCTTCCTCGTCGCGATTCGATCCCGCCCTTTCCCATGACGCCAGGCGCGATGGGCGGACTTCGGGCTGGCAACCAAAACTCGCTCAACTACACTTCCCCAACACCTGGTCTCCCCAAGTTTAGTGCTTCTGTTGGACCCGGTGCCCGGGCTCCCAGTCCTCAGCAAAAGCTGGCACCCAGAACTTCCCTTCCCCGGCCCGACTCTCCTGTACGCCGGATGCAGATGACGCCTGGCCCAAGACCCTCCATGACAACACCTGCCAAAACTCCCACCAGATATGGTAGTCCAACGCAGTCACGCTTCGCTCAGAGCGTCCGCGGTACATCGGGTGATCCGAGCAAGAGACCTCAGAGAATGGATCGGAAGCCAAGTCATGGACCACGAAGTGCTTCAGCCTTGGGGTCGATATCAggccttgacgatgacgcTGCCCCTTTGGGAATCCAGCGAACCGGTACTAATGGAAGCTCTGGGTCAGTCTCGTCGTTCGCCATGAAGATTCGGCCTGCGTCCCGCATCAACGTTAATGATGAGGAACTCGATCGGCTACGATCACAGATTGAAGATCGTGATCGGCAACTAAAGGAGCAATCCGCTACATTAGCCGACATGGAGAGTAGCTTAGTTGAACTGCAAGGTCTCATGGAGCAAGCAGACATGCCGACAGTGCAACGAAACAGCTGGGACAACAAGGACACTGCGCAGCTGCGTCAACTACTAAGAGAAAAGAACGACAAGATTGCCATGCTCACAGCAGAGTTTGACGCGCATCGAGCTGACTTCCGGAGCACTATCGACACTCTGGAGCTTGCCAGCACCGAAACTGAGCGCGTGTATGAGAAACGGATAGAGGAGCTGATGGCCGATGTTCGAGAACTCGAGTCACGGAATCTAGACGTCGATTCTGTCGCGACCCAGCTAAAGCAACTGGAAGAACTGGTTCAAGAACTCGAGGAAGGTTTAGAGGATGCTCGTCGGGGTGAAGCAGAAGCTCGAGGGGAAGTTGAGTTCTTGCGAGGGGAGGTTGAGCGAACAAGGACAGAATTGCGTCGCGAACGTGAAAAGTCATCATCAGCTCCTCCAGCAGATGGCGATCATACAGTATCTTCCAAAGAGCTTGAGCAAAAAGACGATGAGATTAGAGGCCTCAAAGCTATCATTCATTCCCTCAGTCGAGACTCTATTCCTGGAGAGCCCAAGCCTCCTGCACCAAGGCCTGGTTCATTGAtggctgaagatgttgtGGCGAATAAGATCGCGCGCGATAACCTCGAGCGACAAGTTGCTGAGCTACAATCtctccttgagaagaagaacagtcGTGAGGACGAACTCGAGAAGGAGCTTGATACAATCCGTCAGAACGGCACAGCGGCCAACAGGTCTTCTTTCAGAGACTCCCGAGATACCGTCGTAATGGCCCAGGCAATGGAGAACCGGCCAGTCGAGAACCTCAAGAGATCCAGTACCGCTACACACAAGCGGGTCAGCACCCTCGACACAATGCCAGAGAGTGACGACTACTCCAATGCCACAGAGACTAGCACCCTCTGGTGTGAGATCTGTGAGACTAACGGTCACGATATCCTAACCTGCACCAACATGTTCGGTCCTGATGGCGCTAAGACCAACGGCGagtccaaggccatcaagaaggccaGTCGCGAGGAGCTTAAGCCGCATACCCCTACAGGTGATGACGCCCCTGCGCCTCTCACTCCATTCAGACTCAAGAGTGCTGGACCTCCCTCTCCTGCAGTTAAGATCATGCCGAACCCCATGGAGTCAGGCCCCGTTGCTGGCAAGGAAAGTGGCATCATGGACCCCGAGAAGTGGTGTGCGCTATGTGAGCGTGACGGCCATGACAGCGTGGATTGCCCCTTCGAGGATGCCTTTTAAGGGCCAAATTCAAATGTTTGTTTTCTTAACGCATGGCATGTTGGAGAATCATTGGAACGATCAGCGCGGCCTTTCTTGACGCCTCGCGAAGGACCATTAACCTATGTTTGGTGTAAGGGGCGTGATGAAAATCGCCTCATGCATGTATCCCCTTTTCATGTTCTTATTTTCGAAGCTTGGGTCGGCAGTCAGGTTTTGAATGCTTG
Coding sequences within it:
- the GSY1 gene encoding glycogen synthase isoform 1 (CAZy:GT3) produces the protein MSEGEQQTRDIKNHLLFEIATEVAHRVGGIYSVIKSKAPVTTAEYGDRYTLIGPLNHQSAAVEVEEMEPTSPEIAATLQSMRDRGVHIVYGRWLIEGAPRVILIDTKTAYGRMDEWKADLWEAASIPSPPGDDETNEAIVFGYLVAWFLGEFVCHEKKRAVIAHFHEWLAGVALPLCKKRRIDVTTIFTTHATLLGRYLCAGSVDFYNNLQWFDVDAEAGKRGIYHRYCIERAAAHACDVFTTVSHITAFESEHLLKRKPDGVLPNGLNVTKFSAVHEFQNLHQQAKEKIHDFVRGHFYGHYDFDPDNTLYLFTAGRYEFRNKGVDMFIESLARLNHRLKAAGSKVTVVAFIIMPAQTTSLTVEALKGQAVIKSLRDTTHVIEQSIGRRIFERSLKWHEGDPMPDEKELISAQDRVLLRRRLFAMKRHGLPPIVTHNMLNDHEDPVLNQIRRVQLFNHPTDRVKVVFHPEFLNSANPVLPLDYDDFVRGCHLGVFSSYYEPWGYTPAECTVMGVPSITTNLSGFGCYMEELIENSSDYGIYIVDRRTKGVDDSVNQLTSFMYDFCGKSRRQRINQRNRTERLSDLLDWKRMGMEYVKARQLALRRAYPNSFSGDDEEEDFIPGVEQKISRPFSVPGSPRDRTGMMTPGDFASLQEGREGLNTEDYVAWKLPEEEDPDEYPFPLTLRTKQPAPHSPSDNVPVNGTQ